In Nematostella vectensis chromosome 11, jaNemVect1.1, whole genome shotgun sequence, a genomic segment contains:
- the LOC5507698 gene encoding uncharacterized protein C2orf81 homolog isoform X2, giving the protein MSKSRQEKTKTPAQSAPPPPVNNDIVPGRFTEAEWNLMVEGEEGEDFVCDIVQEIVESTMQVLHDRYITSQTLPYTVQEARDLLLQMIEWQFLACDGGENNPAIDATWLEEDEPIAPITDSWAQGSVPVLLRSSSAGSSSVMSDASTDSSCLVEEERPGAPQPPFENLEIPDTPLSTSSPAQPSKQVTPKTAGEEINPTPLPKKKTAPRKQKRPFKPHKGKLPAFSGVDLTSLTDTRIMDQQATVDGTAPALDGNGLALFSSSNSILKTQYGRPPGNKDVVYDEWGNVIAVMRINPQKLPSHRVRTKFKIVDPEVEAMQLRTKSKSSRAVLYNLTKGSSKHGGSSDRDAIRSTQMGPNHIRTSGGTIYTQTGEITPLPPPLVDSMDINAGVVVREGGVVRRGPIQAPPKIDKRPSNTRLQPLDSTALARARPEPVSRMSPIIRPLHLADPVPPITSHHSQTQSAQ; this is encoded by the exons ATGAGTAAATCCCGGcaagaaaagacaaaaactCCGGCTCAGTCGGCACCTCCACCTCCTGTAAACAATGATATCGTCCCAGGGAGATTTACAGAGGCAGAATG GAACCTTATGGTGGAAGGCGAGGAGGGGGAAGACTTTGTTTGTGACATTGTGCAAGAGATTGTGGAGTCAACCATGCAAGTTCTTCATGATCGCTATATTACCAGCCAGACATTGCCGTACACAGTCCAGGAAGCCAGAGACTTGCTTCTTCAGATGATAGAG TGGCAGTTCCTAGcgtgtgatggtggtgaaaACAACCCTGCTATTGATGCTACGTGGCTGGAAGAAGACG AGCCTATCGCACCAATCACAGACTCCTGGGCACAAGGTTCAGTTCCTGTCTTGCTCAGGTCGTCAAGTGCTGGCTCGTCGTCTGTCATGTCAGATGCTAGCACTGACAGCAGCTGTTTGGTGGAGGAAGAGAGACCTGG CGCACCACAGCCACCATTTGAGAACCTGGAAATCCCAGATACCCCGTTGTCCACAAGTAGCCCTGCACAGCCATCCAAGCAAGTCACACCAAAAACTGCTGGCGAAGAGATTAATCCCACACCACTGCCAAAGAAAAAG ACCGCACCCCGAAAGCAAAAGCGCCCATTCAAGCCACACAAAGGGAAACTGCCAGCCTTCTCAGGGGTTGACCTCACATCTTTGACCGACACCCGAATTATGGACCAGCAGGCCACAGTGGACGGAACAGCACCTGCCTTGGATGGGAATGGTCTAGCTTTATTCTCTTCTTCAAACTCTATTTTAAAG ACACAGTATGGAAGACCACCAGGCAACAAGGATGTTGTGTATGATGAATGGGGAAATGTGATCGCTGTGATGAGAATCAACCCACAGAAGCTTCCCTCACACAG AGTGCGCACAAAGTTCAAGATTGTTGACCCAGAGGTGGAGGCCATGCAGTTGCGCACTAAGAGCAAGTCCTCCAGAGCTGTGCTCTACAACCTCACCAAAGGGAGCTCTAAGCATGGGGGGTCTAGTGACAGGGACGCTATTCGGAGTACTCAGATGGGCCCTAACCATATCAGGACCAGTGGTGGAACAATCTACACTCAGACAGGAGAGATCACACCTCTACCTCCCCCACTG GTCGACTCTATGGATATCAATGCAGGAGTGGTTGTACGCGAAGGAGGTGTGGTCAGACGTGGCCCTATCCAG GCCCCACCCAAAATCGATAAGCGCCCGTCCAACACTCGGCTTCAACCGCTGGACTCGACTGCCTTGGCGCGGGCGCGCCCTGAGCCGGTATCCCGGATGTCCCCTATTATCAGGCCCTTGCACTTGGCGGATCCAGTCCCTCCAATAACGTCCCACCACTCGCAAACACAGTCAGCCCAGTGA
- the LOC5507698 gene encoding uncharacterized protein C2orf81 isoform X1, producing the protein MSKSRQEKTKTPAQSAPPPPVNNDIVPGRFTEAEWNLMVEGEEGEDFVCDIVQEIVESTMQVLHDRYITSQTLPYTVQEARDLLLQMIEWQFLACDGGENNPAIDATWLEEDEPIAPITDSWAQGSVPVLLRSSSAGSSSVMSDASTDSSCLVEEERPGAPQPPFENLEIPDTPLSTSSPAQPSKQVTPKTAGEEINPTPLPKKKTAPRKQKRPFKPHKGKLPAFSGVDLTSLTDTRIMDQQATVDGTAPALDGNGLALFSSSNSILKIGSTPYFSSGSSWGYRSNNSHYLGNTSSQTAYSSQTQYGRPPGNKDVVYDEWGNVIAVMRINPQKLPSHRVRTKFKIVDPEVEAMQLRTKSKSSRAVLYNLTKGSSKHGGSSDRDAIRSTQMGPNHIRTSGGTIYTQTGEITPLPPPLVDSMDINAGVVVREGGVVRRGPIQAPPKIDKRPSNTRLQPLDSTALARARPEPVSRMSPIIRPLHLADPVPPITSHHSQTQSAQ; encoded by the exons ATGAGTAAATCCCGGcaagaaaagacaaaaactCCGGCTCAGTCGGCACCTCCACCTCCTGTAAACAATGATATCGTCCCAGGGAGATTTACAGAGGCAGAATG GAACCTTATGGTGGAAGGCGAGGAGGGGGAAGACTTTGTTTGTGACATTGTGCAAGAGATTGTGGAGTCAACCATGCAAGTTCTTCATGATCGCTATATTACCAGCCAGACATTGCCGTACACAGTCCAGGAAGCCAGAGACTTGCTTCTTCAGATGATAGAG TGGCAGTTCCTAGcgtgtgatggtggtgaaaACAACCCTGCTATTGATGCTACGTGGCTGGAAGAAGACG AGCCTATCGCACCAATCACAGACTCCTGGGCACAAGGTTCAGTTCCTGTCTTGCTCAGGTCGTCAAGTGCTGGCTCGTCGTCTGTCATGTCAGATGCTAGCACTGACAGCAGCTGTTTGGTGGAGGAAGAGAGACCTGG CGCACCACAGCCACCATTTGAGAACCTGGAAATCCCAGATACCCCGTTGTCCACAAGTAGCCCTGCACAGCCATCCAAGCAAGTCACACCAAAAACTGCTGGCGAAGAGATTAATCCCACACCACTGCCAAAGAAAAAG ACCGCACCCCGAAAGCAAAAGCGCCCATTCAAGCCACACAAAGGGAAACTGCCAGCCTTCTCAGGGGTTGACCTCACATCTTTGACCGACACCCGAATTATGGACCAGCAGGCCACAGTGGACGGAACAGCACCTGCCTTGGATGGGAATGGTCTAGCTTTATTCTCTTCTTCAAACTCTATTTTAAAG ATCGGAAGCACACCCTACTTCTCCAGTGGAAGCAGCTGGGGTTACCGCAGCAACAATAGCCATTACCTTGGCAACACTAGTTCACAGACTGCTTATAGTTCGCAG ACACAGTATGGAAGACCACCAGGCAACAAGGATGTTGTGTATGATGAATGGGGAAATGTGATCGCTGTGATGAGAATCAACCCACAGAAGCTTCCCTCACACAG AGTGCGCACAAAGTTCAAGATTGTTGACCCAGAGGTGGAGGCCATGCAGTTGCGCACTAAGAGCAAGTCCTCCAGAGCTGTGCTCTACAACCTCACCAAAGGGAGCTCTAAGCATGGGGGGTCTAGTGACAGGGACGCTATTCGGAGTACTCAGATGGGCCCTAACCATATCAGGACCAGTGGTGGAACAATCTACACTCAGACAGGAGAGATCACACCTCTACCTCCCCCACTG GTCGACTCTATGGATATCAATGCAGGAGTGGTTGTACGCGAAGGAGGTGTGGTCAGACGTGGCCCTATCCAG GCCCCACCCAAAATCGATAAGCGCCCGTCCAACACTCGGCTTCAACCGCTGGACTCGACTGCCTTGGCGCGGGCGCGCCCTGAGCCGGTATCCCGGATGTCCCCTATTATCAGGCCCTTGCACTTGGCGGATCCAGTCCCTCCAATAACGTCCCACCACTCGCAAACACAGTCAGCCCAGTGA